In Spodoptera frugiperda isolate SF20-4 chromosome 28, AGI-APGP_CSIRO_Sfru_2.0, whole genome shotgun sequence, one genomic interval encodes:
- the LOC118265264 gene encoding vesicular glutamate transporter 1 codes for MQGLHAAKEKASGLFANKPLLFKNTQYENFQVDQKGYDQMYDGEDLETPPSPDRPPPRPIDKYVRAECPCLSARYTVALLACFGFSIMFGMRCNMSMAKLKMTEKQSQNSTDKAPFEWTVSVESSIDSSYFAGYLITQVPGGFLASMYPANKIFGAAIVTSAIFNMAIPGAMSVGPAAVVILKIAQGFVEGVTYPSCHGIWRMWAPPLERSRLATLAFCGTYAGIVIGMPLSGLLTDYISWQAPFYFYGVSGVIWYVLWLWLVFERPSKHPTIASKELTYIEQSLGTATQAAMPGFWSTPWKAFATSPPVYAIIVANFCRTWNFCLLVIFQSSYFNTRFNMQITESGFVGAIPHLIMTSLVPIGGMMADYLRKNNIMSTTTVRKLFNCGGFGLEAFFFVLVAYANNKYVATIELTLGVACSGFAISGYNVNHLDIAPRYASILMGLSNGIGTIAGFVVPIVIDYMTQEKDQLEKAITEWRAVFLMGATVHFIGITIYAIFASGELQPWAETAVDEPQVMKSLDHETTFTEKPSAPLKGTDQAGYGAIAPPRPPAPGAHVPNNPFVSGALYQAEPIQPPAHDYYDGPAAQEQHYVE; via the exons ATGCAGGGGCTCCATGCCGCGAAGGAGAAGGCCTCGGGGCTCTTTGCCAACAAGCCCCTTCTGTTCAA AAATACTCAATATGAGAACTTTCAAGTTGATCAGAAGGGCTACGATCAGATGTACGATGGCGAAGACTTGGAAACACCACCATCACCTGACCGACCTCCACCACGACCCATAG ACAAGTACGTGCGCGCGGAATGTCCGTGCCTGAGCGCCCGCTATACCGTGGCGCTGCTCGCTTGCTTCGGGTTCAGCATCATGTTTGGCATGCGATGCAACATGAGCATGGCCAAGCTCAAGATGACTGAAAAACAATCC CAAAACTCGACAGACAAAGCCCCCTTCGAATGGACTGTTAGCGTGGAGTCCTCAATAGACTCGTCGTACTTCGCCGGGTACCTCATCACTCAAGTGCCGGGCGGTTTCCTCGCCTCCATGTATCCCGCCAACAAGATCTTCGGGGCGGCCATTGTGACGTCAGCTATTTTCAACATGGCCATACCTGGAGCGATGTCCGTGGGACCTGCGGCCGTTGTCATCTTGAAAATAGCCCAGGGATTTGTCGAG ggTGTGACGTATCCCTCATGCCACGGTATCTGGCGCATGTGGGCCCCGCCACTGGAGCGCTCCCGGCTGGCAACCCTTGCGTTCTGTGGCACATACGCCGGCATCGTGATCGGCATGCCACTGTCAGGGTTGCTCACAGACTACATCAGCTGGCAGGCGCCATTCTACTTTTATGGAGTCTCGGGTGTTATTTG GTACGTATTATGGCTGTGGCTGGTATTCGAGCGGCCCAGCAAGCACCCCACTATCGCCTCCAAAGAGTTGACGTACATCGAGCAGTCACTCGGCACTGCCACTCAGGCTGCCATGCCCGGCTTCTGGTCAACACCCTGGAAAGCCTTCGCTACTTCGCCACCA GTGTACGCTATTATCGTAGCGAACTTCTGCAGAACGTGGAACTTCTGTTTACTAGTCATATTCCAGTCGTCCTACTTCAACACGAGGTTCAACATGCAGATCACAGAG TCTGGGTTCGTCGGCGCCATCCCGCATTTAATAATGACGTCACTGGTGCCTATTGGCGGCATGATGGCAGATTACTTGCGTAAGAACAACATCATGTCTACAACTACTGTGAGGAAACTATTCAACTGCGGAGGATTTGGACTGGAGGCATTCTTTTTCGTACTCGTCGCCTATGCTAATAACAAG TATGTGGCGACAATAGAACTGACCCTAGGCGTGGCATGCAGTGGTTTCGCCATATCAGGCTACAACGTAAACCATCTTGACATCGCTCCAAGGTACGCCTCCATTTTGATGGGGCTCTCCAACGGCATCGGCACCATCGCTGGTTTTGTCGTACCCATAGTAATCGACTACATGACGCAAGAAAAG GATCAACTGGAAAAAGCCATAACGGAATGGCGTGCAGTATTCCTGATGGGTGCCACCGTTCACTTCATTGGTATTACCATATACGCGATCTTCGCGTCAGGAGAGTTGCAACCATGGGCGGAGACTGCGGTGGACGAGCCTCAGGTCATGAAGTCCTTAGACCATGAAACAACATTC ACGGAGAAACCATCGGCGCCTTTGAAGGGTACTGATCAGGCTGGGTATGGAGCAATAGCACCTCCGCGGCCCCCAGCGCCTGGAGCGCACGTGCCCAACAACCCCTTCGTATCGGGTGCGCTCTACCAAGCTGAGCCCATCCAGCCACCAGCGCACGACTACTACGATGGACCTGCCGCACAAGAACAACACTATGTCGAGTAG
- the LOC118265265 gene encoding pancreatic lipase-related protein 2-like, whose translation MVTSAQWLILVGITALQISVSKSQEERPQEKRPQSVRDLLNTTSCIQPPYRCPHPKMQFYLYTRTTQEKGELINTLDNDSLTYSKFNTKHPTKVVVHGFGGGRNLSPSTDMRKAYFTRGNYNIIIVDYGSLVKEPCLSQIEWAPRFAGLCIAQLIEYLQNHPVKSVPPEKLHTIGYSVGAHILGLVANYLHEGKLGRITGLDPTIFFYMGSNRSRDLDYTDAHFVDILHTGAGILGQWGPNGHADFYVNGGSSQPGCAHDTIFQTLSCDHTKVTPYFIESINSRAGFWAGPCSSLFSYLIGWCEPKDTEYVLMGEHVTHNARGVYYVTTNAKPPYARGFPGKSRRLRSITPYS comes from the exons TATCTAAGAGTCAAGAAGAACGTCCCCAGGAGAAGAGGCCGCAGTCAGTTAGAGATCTCCTGAATACAACATCATGCATACAACCGCCTTATCGGTGTCCACATCCTAAGatgcagttttatttatacaccag AACAACTCAAGAAAAAGGTGAACTAATAAATACTCTCGACAATGATTCTTTAACGTATTCTAAGTTCAACACGAAGCATCCGACGAAGGTTGTGGTACATGGGTTCGGAGGAGGTCGGAACCTCTCCCCGAGCACCGACATGAGGAAAGCTTACTTTACTAGAGGAAACTACAATATTATCATTGTGGACTACGGATCACTTGTTAAGGAACCTTGCCTTAGTCAG ATTGAGTGGGCTCCTCGATTCGCGGGTCTGTGCATAGCTCAGCTGATCGAGTACCTGCAGAACCACCCCGTGAAGTCGGTGCCTCCAGAGAAACTGCACACGATCGGCTACAGCGTGGGAGCCCACATACTCGGCCTCGTCGCCAACTACCTGCATGAAGGAAAACTTGGCAGAATTACTG GTCTGGACCCGACTATATTCTTTTACATGGGGTCCAACCGGTCTCGAGACCTCGACTACACAGACGCCCACTTTGTGGACATCCTACACACGGGCGCCGGCATCCTCGGACAGTGGGGACCTAATGGACACGCAGACTTCTACGTGAATGGAGGTTCCAGCCAACCTGGATGTGCTCATGACACTATTTTCc AAACTCTTTCGTGTGATCATACAAAAGTGACTCCGTACTTCATAGAGTCTATCAACAGTCGGGCTGGGTTCTGGGCGGGACCATGTTCCAGTTTATTCTCGTACCTCATCGGGTGGTGTGAGCCTAAGGACACGGAATACGTGCTCATGGGTGAACACGTTACTCACAA TGCTCGAGGCGTGTACTACGTCACTACAAATGCCAAGCCGCCATACGCCCGAGGGTTCCCGGGCAAGTCTAGGAGACTTCGCTCCATCACGCCTTATAGCTGA